The Xanthocytophaga agilis genome has a window encoding:
- a CDS encoding BlaI/MecI/CopY family transcriptional regulator gives MQILAKREEQIMQVIWNLEKAFVKEIIEHLPEPKPHYNTIATMVKILQDKGFLSAEKFGNTYRYEPLISLEDYRKQDVESIQKKYFGGSFSKMLTHFAKEENLSDDDLDEIVRMIKDQKKP, from the coding sequence ATGCAGATATTAGCAAAACGCGAAGAGCAAATTATGCAGGTAATCTGGAATCTCGAAAAAGCCTTTGTAAAGGAGATCATCGAGCATTTGCCAGAACCCAAGCCACATTACAACACCATTGCCACAATGGTGAAGATACTCCAGGACAAAGGGTTTCTCAGTGCTGAAAAATTTGGTAATACCTACCGGTATGAGCCACTTATTTCGCTGGAAGACTACCGTAAGCAGGACGTGGAATCAATCCAGAAAAAGTATTTTGGAGGATCGTTCAGCAAGATGCTCACTCACTTTGCCAAGGAGGAAAACCTGTCTGACGACGACCTGGATGAAATAGTACGTATGATCAAAGACCAGAAAAAACCTTAA
- a CDS encoding YceI family protein, with product MTVLTTSKWTIDVAHSEIQFKVKHLAISNVSGTFKLFSGEVQAETDKFQNAQVSFQLLTSSINTNNSERDTHLKSTLFLDVEQFPEILFNGFIRKNQPTSQLVGELTIKGITQPVTIEIEHTGTGTGRFGDTRAGFEGNGKINRKDFGLTFHLLTEAGSLVVGEEIKLHFDIQLIKQAPEV from the coding sequence ATGACAGTACTAACAACATCCAAATGGACGATTGACGTTGCTCATTCAGAGATTCAATTCAAAGTAAAACATCTTGCCATCTCTAATGTATCGGGCACTTTTAAGTTATTTTCAGGAGAGGTACAAGCCGAAACTGACAAATTTCAGAATGCACAGGTCTCTTTTCAGCTACTAACCTCCAGCATTAACACCAATAATTCCGAACGGGATACCCATCTAAAGTCAACTCTGTTTCTGGATGTAGAACAATTTCCGGAAATCCTGTTTAATGGCTTTATTAGAAAAAACCAGCCTACCTCCCAACTAGTGGGCGAATTGACGATTAAAGGCATTACTCAACCCGTAACAATCGAAATAGAACATACAGGCACAGGAACAGGTAGGTTTGGCGATACAAGAGCAGGCTTCGAAGGCAATGGTAAAATTAACCGAAAAGATTTTGGGCTTACCTTTCATTTGCTAACAGAAGCAGGTAGCCTGGTAGTGGGTGAAGAAATAAAACTACATTTTGACATTCAGTTGATCAAACAAGCACCTGAAGTATAA
- a CDS encoding M56 family metallopeptidase, with protein sequence MIALLVKSSFILGIAWLFYKAVLQRESFFAVNRMYFWAVLLLAFVLPFVSLPPLVTHQGYLSTIFSANEVTEQSEGTSALVTSPSQQALPKETPHEMQKEVSSPQTAKEATALSAQSSQEETPTAPKSWTFWLLVLYLFGVGIFTLNLLFQLGSVWLKIYTSHDTISDTGYTIVNLPQLKAPHSFFRYIFIHPDAYDFETYEQIISHEKIHVRLRHTWDLLLAELVGIVLWFNPIMWLLKQEMEKNIEYQTDDLLLRGHEVDKETYQWSLLQIAAPHKPLTITTNYNQSLLKQRIRMINAKKSTMHNYWKYAFMLPLFFGVLLVINKPIESQATALIGYVGARDQQTPVITAPVVTPTPTPVITATPTPRVSAVITPTATPEVNANPNLSVNINTKTNFSFNFRSDVDMSTGYWYGRQVDKEYCIEFKGGNNTRTSYWNMSECFDKSLFVKKASDSFTLTRDAGTMTLQGALDQEVSQGKYTFAKDAGFESYLEKNDITNTDKNFLFHLFMGNVDRKYVAFLKANYQDIDGERIQELAIHGITQTDYQLYLSMFDKYAQKKPSMREVIEARIHGVTQEYIQELQEAGYKDLSMRKIMELKIHGVTRKYIDGLKAAGFADLPVEQILEAKIHGIDAASAKDIRALGFGDLSLRKMIELKIHGINAEYISDLGKAGFKNLELDKIMEAKIHGINAEEAKNIHALGYGDMSLNKMIEIKIHGINSDFIKDLNNAGFKNLELDKVLDAKIHGVNASYLKDLADVGFKNLEFDKVLEAKIHGVTADFIKEARKKGYSPKEFDEYIRLKIHGMASRRNSD encoded by the coding sequence ATGATTGCACTCCTGGTTAAATCATCCTTTATTCTGGGCATTGCCTGGTTGTTTTACAAGGCTGTCTTGCAACGCGAAAGCTTTTTTGCTGTCAATCGTATGTATTTCTGGGCAGTGTTGTTGCTGGCTTTCGTTTTGCCCTTTGTTTCATTGCCGCCATTGGTTACTCACCAGGGCTATCTTTCCACTATTTTTTCAGCTAACGAAGTAACGGAGCAGTCTGAGGGTACTTCTGCCTTGGTTACATCACCCAGCCAACAGGCATTGCCCAAAGAAACGCCTCATGAAATGCAGAAGGAAGTGTCGTCTCCACAAACAGCGAAAGAAGCTACTGCCCTTTCTGCTCAATCCTCACAGGAAGAGACACCTACAGCACCTAAAAGCTGGACTTTCTGGCTACTGGTACTTTACCTGTTTGGGGTAGGCATATTTACCCTAAACCTGTTGTTTCAGTTGGGCAGTGTATGGTTGAAAATCTATACCAGCCATGATACCATATCAGACACAGGGTACACCATCGTGAATTTGCCCCAGCTAAAAGCACCCCATTCATTCTTTCGGTACATTTTTATCCATCCCGATGCCTATGATTTTGAGACGTATGAACAAATCATTTCACATGAGAAAATCCACGTACGGTTACGCCATACCTGGGATCTACTCTTGGCCGAACTGGTAGGAATTGTACTGTGGTTTAACCCCATTATGTGGCTGCTCAAACAGGAGATGGAGAAAAACATTGAATACCAGACCGATGATCTATTGCTTCGTGGTCATGAAGTGGACAAAGAAACCTACCAGTGGAGCTTGTTACAAATTGCAGCCCCGCATAAACCGCTAACTATAACTACAAACTATAATCAGTCTTTACTCAAACAACGAATTCGTATGATTAACGCGAAAAAGTCAACTATGCACAATTACTGGAAATATGCCTTTATGCTTCCTCTATTTTTTGGCGTTTTGTTAGTGATTAACAAACCCATCGAGAGCCAGGCTACTGCCCTGATTGGTTATGTTGGAGCCAGAGACCAGCAAACACCTGTTATAACTGCACCAGTTGTGACTCCAACCCCGACACCTGTCATCACTGCCACACCTACTCCTCGTGTTTCTGCTGTTATTACTCCCACAGCAACTCCAGAGGTGAATGCGAATCCGAACCTTTCGGTTAACATAAATACCAAAACCAACTTCTCATTTAACTTCAGAAGTGATGTAGATATGTCGACCGGGTATTGGTACGGACGTCAGGTTGACAAAGAATATTGCATTGAATTCAAGGGTGGCAACAATACCCGAACTTCCTACTGGAATATGTCGGAGTGTTTTGACAAGAGTTTGTTTGTCAAGAAAGCCAGCGATTCCTTTACGCTCACACGTGATGCCGGTACCATGACCTTGCAGGGTGCATTGGATCAGGAAGTAAGCCAGGGCAAATATACTTTTGCCAAAGATGCAGGTTTTGAGTCTTATCTGGAGAAGAATGATATTACCAATACCGACAAAAACTTCTTATTCCATCTGTTTATGGGCAATGTAGATCGCAAGTATGTTGCCTTCCTGAAAGCTAACTACCAGGATATTGATGGAGAGCGGATACAGGAACTTGCTATTCATGGCATTACCCAGACCGACTATCAGCTCTATCTGAGTATGTTCGATAAATACGCGCAGAAAAAACCATCCATGCGTGAAGTGATTGAAGCCCGTATTCATGGAGTTACACAAGAATACATTCAGGAGTTGCAGGAGGCTGGCTACAAAGACCTGAGCATGCGCAAAATCATGGAGTTAAAAATTCATGGGGTAACCCGTAAATACATTGATGGCCTCAAAGCTGCAGGATTTGCAGATCTGCCTGTTGAACAAATACTGGAAGCTAAAATTCACGGCATTGATGCGGCTTCTGCCAAAGACATCCGTGCGTTGGGATTTGGAGATCTGAGTTTGCGTAAAATGATAGAGTTAAAGATTCATGGCATCAATGCCGAATACATTAGCGATTTGGGCAAAGCTGGATTTAAGAACCTGGAGCTAGACAAAATTATGGAGGCTAAAATCCATGGTATCAACGCCGAAGAAGCTAAGAATATTCATGCATTAGGGTATGGTGACATGAGCCTGAATAAGATGATTGAGATCAAGATTCATGGTATCAACTCAGACTTTATCAAAGATCTGAACAATGCGGGTTTTAAGAATCTGGAGCTGGACAAGGTATTAGATGCCAAGATACATGGTGTAAATGCCAGCTATCTGAAGGACCTGGCTGACGTCGGTTTTAAAAACCTGGAATTTGACAAAGTGCTCGAAGCCAAAATACATGGAGTAACTGCCGACTTTATCAAAGAAGCCCGTAAAAAAGGATATAGTCCAAAAGAATTTGATGAATACATCCGCCTCAAAATTCATGGAATGGCTAGTCGCCGCAATTCTGATTGA